In the bacterium SCSIO 12741 genome, TAACAACGGTTACATCGACGATATTCATGGATGGAATTACCTGGGAAATACGAATGGAGAAAACATCAATGAGGAGAACTTAGAATACACCCGCCTGGTACGTGAGCTCGGAGCGCGATTCGACGATTTGGAAGCTCAGGAGATGAAGGTGTATCAAGAATGTAAGGATCGCCTCGAAAAGGAGCTCAAAGAGTATGAGGAAATGCACAAAAACATTACTTCGTTTAAAACCAACTTTGAGAATACCGATGAGATCATGCGAAACTACTTTGGCAACGATCGCTACACCAAAAGGGATGTGGAATCGATTTCACCTGGAACGTCCAATATGGCCAGGGCCAAAGCCTTTCGCCTCTACTGCTTCGAGAAGAATTTAACGCTAACTGAATTGGACGATGTACTCGATCATTACAGCGTTTACCTGGATTATTACCTGAATGTGGACTGGAATGCCCGTAAAGTGGTTGGAGATGATCCTAACGATTTGGAAGATCGCAAGTACGGGAACAATGACGTAACTGGTCCCCGATCCGATCATGGCACCTCAGTAGCTGGGGTAGTTGCTGCGGTTAGAAACAACGGTGTAGGAATAGATGGAATTGCCGAGTCGGTGGAGATAATGGTGTTGAGAACCGTTCCTAAAGGTGACGAGTACGACAAGGATGTGGCTTTAGCTATTCGCTACGCAGTAGACAATGGAGCCCAGGTGATCAACATGAGTTTTGGCAAGGACTATTCCCCTAATCGATCCTTTGTGGATGAGGCTATTCGGTATGCCGAAGAAAACAACGTATTGCTGGTTCATGCGGCTGGCAATAACGGAGAAAACATTGATAAGAATAATCACTATCCAGTCAATCATTACCTGGATGGTAGTCCCGCGAAAACGCTGATTACGGTAGGAGCTTCCTCTTCCAAGGCCAAGAAAAATTTGCCTGGATCATTCTCCAATTATGGAACTGAGCAAGTGGATCTATTTGCTCCTGGGGTCAACATTGTATCCCTAGCACCCAACAATCGGTATGATGTGAGCGATGGAACCAGTTTGGCCAGTCCTGTGGTTGCTGGAGTAGCGGCTTTGGTTTGGTCGTATTATCCGGATCTGACGGCTGTTCAGTTAAAAGAGATTCTGTTACGCTCTGTGCGCTCAGAGTCCAAAAGAAAGGTGATTTGCCCCACAGAAGAGAGCGATAAGAAATCGAAAGTTCGATTTGCTGAATTGTCTCGCACAGGTGGTTTAGTGGATGCCTATCAGGCTTTGATCATGGCCGAAGAGTATATGGCCCAATAAAAAATCCCCTCACTCATTCCGTTGGACGGAAAAAGGAGGGGATCCATTCTATTTTTTCTGAGTACTGCTTAGCAGTATTCGTTGAAAGCTGCAACCAGGTTTTCGGCGATCATTTCAGCCGGCCTTCCTTCGATATGGTGACGCTCGATAAAATGAACCAAACGACCATCTTTAAACAAAGCGATAGAAGGGGACGACGGAGGGTAAGGCAACATGTGCTTACGTGCCTGATCAGTAGCTTCGGTATCAACACCGGCAAAAACCGTTGATAATACACCAGGCTTCTTCGCATTTTGCACAGCCATTTTCACAGCTGGGCGGGCATTTGCAGCAGCACATCCGCATACCGAATTCACCATCACCAATACGGTTCCCGATTCCTTATTCAAAAGCTCATCAACACTCTCACGAGTGGTCAATTCTTCAAACCCTACTGAGGTAAGGTCTTCTTTCATTGGAGCAACTAATTCTGGTGGATACATAGACGTCTCAATTTATTTGAATGCAAAATTACGTATTCAGAACGAGAAAGGCACCCGATACATCCGGAACCTCATGCAGAATTAAGATCCCTTCACACCTATTCGCCCTCAGGTTAATAGGCAAAACCTAATCTCACACTCTCCCTGAAAAGTTTATGGAACCTGCTTCTCTACTTGATATGTGATATCCGAAGCATATTCGACATTCCCTTGCGTGCAATGGGCATACTGGCAATGTGAATAATGTAATCTCCAGGCTGGGTGTATTCTCTTTCCTTTAGAATGGCCTTTACGTCATCGATCGTGTGATCTGTACTCACGAACTTGTTGTAGTAAAATCCTTTTACACCCCAGATCAAGCTAAGCATTTCCAGGATTTTTGGGTTAGCCGTAAAGACGAATATGTAACCATTTGGGCGGAAGGAAGAGGCTTTAAAAGCCGTATAACCTGAAAAGGTCATGGTTACAATTCCTTTGGCCTGAGTGGCTTTGGTCAATTCAGCCGCATTCTTACAAATAACATCAGATACAAAACGATCTGGCATGGGCTCTGACTCAATCGTTGGGTAATAGATCCCATCAAATTTCTCCATCCGGAGAATGATTTTGTACATGGTTCGAATCACCTCTACCGGATATTTTCCAACCGATGTTTCTCCACTCAGCATTACTGCGTCGGCACCGTCGAGCACGGCATTGGCCACATCGTTAACCTCTGCCCGGGTAGGAGCATAGTTATCTATCATCGACTCCATCATCTGCGTGGCAATGATGGCCGGTTTACCCGCATTACGAGCCTTTCTAACAATTTCTTTTTGTACTAGGGGTACATCTTGGAGAGGAATCTCCACGCCGAGATCTCCACGGGCAACCATTACTCCGTCTGTTTCGGCGATAATGGCGTCAAGGTTCTCAACCGCTTCGGGCTTCTCGATCTTGGCGATGATGCGGGATGACTTGCCACTTTTTTCAATAATCTCCCTTAATTCAATAATGTCCTCAGCTCTTCTAACGAAAGACAACCCAATCCAGGGCACCTCGTGCTTCAAGGCAAATTCCAGATCCACCTTATCTTTTTCGGTTAGGCAGGGGAGAGACAAAGCTGTGTTTGGCAGATTCACCCCTTTACGAGAAGAAAGAACATCTCCAAAGATCACTTTGGCTTTGACTCTTTTTTCACCATCGGTCTCGATGATTTCCAGTTTGATTTTTCCATCATCCAAAAGGATAGTCTCGCCTGGTGTTACGTCTTTCGGAAAAGCCCCGTAGTTAATCCAAATTTGTTCTTTGGTTCCGATGCATTTTTCGGTCGTGAACTGGAGTGTTTCTCCTGGTTCAAGTGACATACTGCCGCCTTCAATTTCGCCAATTCGAATTTTAGGGCCTTGAAGGTCGGCTAAGATACCGGCATGGAGGCCGAGCTCATCGTCAATTTCACGAATCAGTTTAATGGATTTAAGGTGGTCTTCATGAGTACCGTGAGAGAAGTTGATTCTGAAAACATTCAGTCCAGCTTCTACCATTTGTTTCATAGTAGCTCGATTGGCCGTGGAAGGCCCCATAGTGGCTACAATCTTGGTTTTATTCTTTAAATACTTCATTCCATCAATAGGTTTTGTCGGGAGTTCAAACTCTCCGGGTCAATTTCAACCGCGGTCAGCACTTCTTTTAATTTGGCAATGCCTTGGGTCAAAATTTCCTTTTTGGACCGTTCAAAGAGGCCCTCAACAATCAAAAAATAATCAACATCTTTTTTTTCTGGAATAAGCCATCCGTTTTCACCTCGGTTTCCGACCAGGTAGTAATACAGATCCTGACTTTCCACAAAAAAAGTGTAAAGCGGAAAGTACTGGAATTCTTCCCCGCTTTTCAACTTATAGTCATTATCTTTTTTTAAATCCAATCCCAAGTGTCTGTTAAGCGACCAGGCCAAGCGATAATCGCGGTGATGGCAGTAGATTCCAATTAAGAAGAAATCGTAGTCGTATTCAAACTCGAGCTTGGATGTAGACATAGCTGTATGCAAAACTAAGTCAAACTTGAGCTTGATTTTTGAATTCTGAAAGTTGATTCCGATAATTATCGGGCGAAGACTGAAAATTGGAGTTAGGCTTCCAGATTTAGCATTTCGAAAGTCGCTTGACTGGCTTTTTGCTCAGCTATTTTTTTGGATCGGCCCATTCCTTTTCCGAAGGCTATTTCGTCGATCATTACCTGGGCTTCAAAGCGTTCTTCTTCGGGCAGATTTTTGCGATCGTTTACCACGAAAGAAATTTTCTTTTGCTCCCGTTGCGACCATTCGATCAAGCGGCTTTTGTGGTTGCCTTCCTGGTGAAGGAGTTCCTCAAAGTTGAGGTGCTTTTGCAGCAGGCCCATTACTACTTGTTTGGCCGTGGTGTAGCCCATGTCCAGGTAGATAGCCCCGATTAAGGCTTCTAGGGCATTTCCCAGAACCGTTCCTTCGTTGATTCGGTGTACAGCCGCCCTCAGCTCATTTTCCAAGCCGATAGCTGTTCCCAGTTTGTTCAGCGTTTTGCGATTTACAATTCTCGACCGTACTTCAGTAAGGGGGCTTCTTTTTTATCCGGAAATTTCTGGAAGAGGTAGTCCGATACGATACTGTCCAAAACGGCATCACCCAAAAACTCCAATCGCTCATTGTTATAAGGCACCTGATGCATTTCCGACCAGGAACGATGGGTCAGTGCTTTGAGGTAATAAAAGGGCTTGTTAGGGGCTTTTCCGGTTAGCGATTTTACATACCGCATTACCCGGATTTCTTCTTCCGAAAACTGCTTCTTTTTCCCAAAGGAGAAAAAGGAAAACACGTTTTGTTATGAAAATTTCTTGAAAACGACGGATGCGTTGTGTCCGCCAAATCCGAAGGTATTGCTGAGCGCCACGTTTACTTTACGCTCCTGAGCCTGATTAAACGTAAAGTTCAATTTAGGATCAAGTTCAGGATCATCAGTAAAGTGATTGATCGTTGGGGGAACTGCATCGTGAACAATACTCTGAATACATGCAATGGCTTCAATAGCACCTGCAGCACCCAAAAGGTGACCCGTCATAGACTTAGTCGAGCTAATGTTCAGATCATAGGCGTTCTCACCAAAAATCTTTTGAATAGCCTTGGATTCAGCAATATCACCCAATGGAGTAGAAGTTCCGTGAACGTTAATGTAATTGACGTCCTCAGGATTCAAGTGAGCATCCTCCATGGTATTGCGCATCACGTTTAGTGCTCCCAATCCTTCAGGATGAGGGGCTGTGATGTGGTGAGCATCTGCGGACAGACCTCCACCAATAACCTCGGCATAAATTTTGGCTCCACGAGCTTTGGCGTGCTCGTATTCTTCCAAAATAACAGCTCCGGCTCCTTCGCCCAGTACAAAACCTTCGCGGTCTTTGTCAAATGGACGAGAGGCAGTTTGTGGAGAGTCATTTCGGGTAGAAAGGGCTTTCATCGCGTTGAATCCTCCGATGCCCGCTCCAGTAACGGCCGCTTCAGAACCCCCGGCTACGATCACATCCGCTTTACCCAACCGGATGTAGTTGAAGGAATCGATTAGCGCATGGGTCGAAGAAGCACAGGCGGAAACAGTCGAAAAATTCGGACCGCGAAAGCCGTGTTGTATTGAAATCTGGCCACTGGCAATATCCGCAATCATCTTAGGGATGAAGAACGGATTAAATTTATGCTGTGCTGGGCCATCATGATAACCTTTCATCTCCAATTCAAAAGTTCGGATTCCCCCGATGCCAGAACCCCAGATTACTCCAATCCGGTCAGGATTTTGATCGTTGCTGTTTACTCCAGCATCTGCAATGGCTTCATTGGCGACAACCATAGCGTACTGGGTAAATGCGTCCATTTTTCTCGCTTGTTTGCGATCAAAATAGTTACTCGGATCGTAATCCTTTATTTCACAGGCGAATGTCGTCTTGAACTCAGAGGCGTCAAATCGTGTCACATAGTCTGCTCCGCTTGTACCATTCACAAGACCATTCCAGAATTCGTCTGCGGTATTCCCGATGGGGGTGAGGGCGCCGAGCCCGGTAACAACGACACGTTTTAACTCCATACGATGAGAGGTTTATAAATAAGTTGTGGGTAAAGTAAAATGATTTTGTAAGCGAATTACTTCGCGTTATCAGTGATATAGTTTACTGCGTCACCTACAGTTGCAATATTTTCAGCGTGATCGTCAGGAATAGCAATGTTGAATTCTTTTTCAAACTCCATGATCAGCTCCACAGTGTCAAGCGAGTCTGCACCAAGGTCATTGGTAAAGCTAGCTTCCATAGTCACTTCAGATTCCTCAACTCCAAGCTTGTCTACAATGATGGAGATTACGTTGTTCTTGATATCTGACATTTTAATTCAGTTTTGATTTTAAATTATGTGCAAAGAAATAGATTTATTTAAAATATGTCAATGTTTTTTTGAACGGCCTCAGGCGGCTGGCCCAACGGGCTAAAGGGCTCCCTTAAATTGGCGAAGGAAACGGATGTCATTTTCAAAGTACATCCGAAGGTCATTAATTCCATACCGGTTCATCGCAATCCGTTCAATTCCCATTCCGAAGGCAAATCCGGAATATACACTGCTGTCGATGCCGCAATTTTCCAATACCTGTGGATCGACCATTCCGCAGCCCAAAATTTCCAACCATCCGGTGCCTTTGGTGATGCGTTTGTCAGCCTCGGTTTCCAATCCCCACCAAACATCCATTTCTGCAGATGGTTCGGTAAAAGGGAAATAGGAAGGGCGTAAACGAATGCGAGCATCTTCGCCGAAAAACTCCCGAGCGAAATACAGCAAGGTTTGTTTTAGGTCTGCGAAGCTTACTCCTTTATCTATATATAGGCCTTCAATTTGATGAAAAACACAATGGGCACGAGCTGAAATGGCTTCGTTTCTAAAAACACGTCCTGGCGATATGGTACGAATAGGTGGTTTCTCATTTTCCATTACCCGCACTTGCACCGAGCTGGTATGTGTACGCAAGGCCAACTCTTCTCCATCCAGTGAGGATACAAAAAAGGTGTCCTGCATATCACGGGCAGGGTGCTCTTCAGGAAAGTTTAGTGCGGAGAAATTATGCCAGTCATCTTCCACCTCAGGCCCCTCAGAAAGGTTAAACCCAATGCGACTGAAGATGTCTACAATTTCATTTCGAACCAAAGAGATAGGATGACGAGCTCCTAAAGCAAACTCATTGCCAGGCAGAGTCAAGTCCATATCCGCAGCGGCCGAGGAGGCTTCATCGCCAGCTACCCGATCTTTGAGTTGCTGGATTTTTTCCTGAGCCTGATTCTTAAGTTCGTTCAGTTTTTGCCCAAACTCCTTACGCTGTTCTGCAGGCACATTTTTAAACTCAGCAAACAACCCTTTAATCAATCCCTTTTGACCCAAGAATTTGATACGTAGGTTTTCCGCTTCTTCAGCAGTGTTTGCCCTTAGCTCTTTGAGCTCTTCCAAATAATGTTCAACCTTTTCCAGCATAGTTGTCGTAAAAGTGGCGGCAAAAATAGGCATAATGGGCGGTCGACCATGAATTCTGAATCCGATTATTGTCGGATGAATTTTGAATTTTTATGGGCGAGGCTTTATATAATGGATTGGGCCTGGCTTTTGGAAAGTTAAAATCGGGCTACTTTTGCCCCCAAATTGGACAAGGGAATAAGATATATGCTGGTTTCGGTGGCGGGATTCGCCCTGATGCAGTTGTGTGTGAAATACTTAATGCACCTACCCACTACGGAGCTGGTGCTGTTTCGCTCCTTTGTTTCCATTGCCATTAGTTTGACCGTAGTTTGGAGGGCAGGGATTTCGCCCTTTGGGGTCAATAAAAAGTTTCTCTTCCTTCGAG is a window encoding:
- a CDS encoding S8 family peptidase, which encodes MRRINLPLLTLSLFFVCPSFAHSDNGPVTTVDSLNTEWLNWFNRDPLDGKIQGASVYRAYSELLTDKKPKKKIVVAIIDSGVDTAHQDLQGKFWTNQDEIPGNGKDDDNNGYIDDIHGWNYLGNTNGENINEENLEYTRLVRELGARFDDLEAQEMKVYQECKDRLEKELKEYEEMHKNITSFKTNFENTDEIMRNYFGNDRYTKRDVESISPGTSNMARAKAFRLYCFEKNLTLTELDDVLDHYSVYLDYYLNVDWNARKVVGDDPNDLEDRKYGNNDVTGPRSDHGTSVAGVVAAVRNNGVGIDGIAESVEIMVLRTVPKGDEYDKDVALAIRYAVDNGAQVINMSFGKDYSPNRSFVDEAIRYAEENNVLLVHAAGNNGENIDKNNHYPVNHYLDGSPAKTLITVGASSSKAKKNLPGSFSNYGTEQVDLFAPGVNIVSLAPNNRYDVSDGTSLASPVVAGVAALVWSYYPDLTAVQLKEILLRSVRSESKRKVICPTEESDKKSKVRFAELSRTGGLVDAYQALIMAEEYMAQ
- a CDS encoding acyl carrier protein; the encoded protein is MSDIKNNVISIIVDKLGVEESEVTMEASFTNDLGADSLDTVELIMEFEKEFNIAIPDDHAENIATVGDAVNYITDNAK
- a CDS encoding BrxA/BrxB family bacilliredoxin encodes the protein MYPPELVAPMKEDLTSVGFEELTTRESVDELLNKESGTVLVMVNSVCGCAAANARPAVKMAVQNAKKPGVLSTVFAGVDTEATDQARKHMLPYPPSSPSIALFKDGRLVHFIERHHIEGRPAEMIAENLVAAFNEYC
- a CDS encoding IPExxxVDY family protein, yielding MSTSKLEFEYDYDFFLIGIYCHHRDYRLAWSLNRHLGLDLKKDNDYKLKSGEEFQYFPLYTFFVESQDLYYYLVGNRGENGWLIPEKKDVDYFLIVEGLFERSKKEILTQGIAKLKEVLTAVEIDPESLNSRQNLLME
- the pheS gene encoding phenylalanine--tRNA ligase subunit alpha yields the protein MLEKVEHYLEELKELRANTAEEAENLRIKFLGQKGLIKGLFAEFKNVPAEQRKEFGQKLNELKNQAQEKIQQLKDRVAGDEASSAAADMDLTLPGNEFALGARHPISLVRNEIVDIFSRIGFNLSEGPEVEDDWHNFSALNFPEEHPARDMQDTFFVSSLDGEELALRTHTSSVQVRVMENEKPPIRTISPGRVFRNEAISARAHCVFHQIEGLYIDKGVSFADLKQTLLYFAREFFGEDARIRLRPSYFPFTEPSAEMDVWWGLETEADKRITKGTGWLEILGCGMVDPQVLENCGIDSSVYSGFAFGMGIERIAMNRYGINDLRMYFENDIRFLRQFKGAL
- the fabF gene encoding beta-ketoacyl-ACP synthase II, which encodes MELKRVVVTGLGALTPIGNTADEFWNGLVNGTSGADYVTRFDASEFKTTFACEIKDYDPSNYFDRKQARKMDAFTQYAMVVANEAIADAGVNSNDQNPDRIGVIWGSGIGGIRTFELEMKGYHDGPAQHKFNPFFIPKMIADIASGQISIQHGFRGPNFSTVSACASSTHALIDSFNYIRLGKADVIVAGGSEAAVTGAGIGGFNAMKALSTRNDSPQTASRPFDKDREGFVLGEGAGAVILEEYEHAKARGAKIYAEVIGGGLSADAHHITAPHPEGLGALNVMRNTMEDAHLNPEDVNYINVHGTSTPLGDIAESKAIQKIFGENAYDLNISSTKSMTGHLLGAAGAIEAIACIQSIVHDAVPPTINHFTDDPELDPKLNFTFNQAQERKVNVALSNTFGFGGHNASVVFKKFS
- the pyk gene encoding pyruvate kinase; the protein is MKYLKNKTKIVATMGPSTANRATMKQMVEAGLNVFRINFSHGTHEDHLKSIKLIREIDDELGLHAGILADLQGPKIRIGEIEGGSMSLEPGETLQFTTEKCIGTKEQIWINYGAFPKDVTPGETILLDDGKIKLEIIETDGEKRVKAKVIFGDVLSSRKGVNLPNTALSLPCLTEKDKVDLEFALKHEVPWIGLSFVRRAEDIIELREIIEKSGKSSRIIAKIEKPEAVENLDAIIAETDGVMVARGDLGVEIPLQDVPLVQKEIVRKARNAGKPAIIATQMMESMIDNYAPTRAEVNDVANAVLDGADAVMLSGETSVGKYPVEVIRTMYKIILRMEKFDGIYYPTIESEPMPDRFVSDVICKNAAELTKATQAKGIVTMTFSGYTAFKASSFRPNGYIFVFTANPKILEMLSLIWGVKGFYYNKFVSTDHTIDDVKAILKEREYTQPGDYIIHIASMPIARKGMSNMLRISHIK